The following are encoded in a window of Chlorocebus sabaeus isolate Y175 chromosome 22, mChlSab1.0.hap1, whole genome shotgun sequence genomic DNA:
- the LOC103227836 gene encoding cadherin-related family member 3-like — translation MILFGKQRHVTFFKAMYLHDENEPYKMLLAAFYKVGRVIAIDEDHPPNCVTYKIANGDTQVIQRFWIHPLSGMIELTTQPDYESVKQYNLTVEAVDCDRFHSRTAMTMVTVDIENENDEAPVCTPSLYKTVIFDNVALGTNVNGFALNCHDRHSQVGDGNQKEIIATGNRNKKLEVLTETTVYETVFDGEVIDPVSGNVYEYNSRAGARKWKKTPRHQKEPLANTHSPPEVHPLEESTSLNIPLQG, via the exons ATGATACTATTTGGTAAACAAAGACATGTTACGTTTTTTAAAGCAATGTATCTGCATGATGAGAATGAGCCTTACAAAATGTTATTGGCAGCATTCTACAAAGTTGGAAGAGTGATTGCCATTGATGAAGACCACCCACCAAACTGTGTGACATACAAAATAGCCAATGGAGACACCCAGGTTATACAAAGATTCTGGATTCATCCTCTCTCTGGAATGATCGAACTTACCACACAGCCAGACTACGAGTCTGTGAAGCAATATAACCTCACCGTGGAAGCTGTGGACTGTGACAGATTTCACTCTCGTACAGCAATGACTATG GTCACTGTTGACATTGAAAACGAGAATGATGAAGCACCTGTCTGCACACCCTCTCTGTATAAGACAGTCATTTTTGACAATGTTGCTCTTGGGACAAACGTCAATGGCTTCGCCCTGAACTGCCACGACAGACATTCACAAG tagGCGAtggaaatcaaaaggaaattattgccacaggaaacagaaataaaaaattagaagtgtTAACA gaaaccaCTGTATATGAGACTGTGTTTGATGGAGAAGTCATTGACCCAG TCTCTGGGAATGTATATGAATATAACAGCAGAGCAGGTGCAAGAAAGTGGAAGAAGACCCCCAGGCACCAGAAGGAGCCCTTAGCAAACACACATTCCCCTCCAGAGGTCCATCCTTTAGAGGAGTCCACATCCTTAAACATTCCTTTGCAAGGATAG